The genome window TTCCAGCATTGAAAGCACAAGGCTTTTGCCAAAACGTCTGGGACGGATAAAGAGTTGGGATTTTGTATTTTCAAGCAGAGGTATTTTATCTGTTTTATCGCAATAAAAATATTTTTCCAAAATAATACTACTAAAATCAGAAATACCGTATGGATATTTCATTGTCTGCTCCTTTTAACGGCCTGATTGCCGGCGTTTTTTGTTAAAAAACTTTTTAGAAAGCCATAATATTTGGAAGATTTTTCATATTATTGCCTTTTTTTAAAGTCTATAAAAACATATCCTCTCAAATCCCAATGCCACCACTACAAATTTTTTGAGCCGCAGGTTACCATGCCTTTGTTCAAGTTTTTCACCATACTCTTTTACCTGTTTTTTACCATCTTCCATTTGCATTACAATTTCAGGTACCTGATACAGCTCATCTTTAGACAGCTTTTTCGCCTGTTCAGCGCTTAATCCTGCATTTTTAAGCTTTACAAACTTAAACTCAATCAAAACATCAAATACGTTGCCGTATCTTTTATCCGGCCTGATGATCATGGTCAGATCTGCATATCTGCGGTCAATCTCTTTTTCAGAATCCATGATATAGATAATATCGTTGTAAAGCAGTGTCAGGAATGCTGTTTTTAGTGTCAGCTCATTTGCCCATCTGTAATCCCTGTTATGAAAAACCTTGAAATATCTCTCTTCCATAAACCTGCACAAAGGAGCCATATCCCCTTTTTGATAGATCTTTTCTGCGGCAAGTTTTCCATCATCCCTGTCATCAGGCTCCGGCAAAAGCATTTTTTGAACCCGCTCCACATATAGACTTTGCATAACGAGATTGGGAACTTTTAAGATTACCTTTAGATCTTCTGTATCACCTGCAATGGTGAGTACTCCGAAATAATAAAGAAAAGAGACTAAAAATGTATTGTCGCGGGATTTATCCGTCAGCATATCTTTAAGTCCAAAACGATCTTCAATATCTGATATTACAACATCTTGATCTTTTTGCACCAGGTTCATTAAAAGATCTCTTCCACGGGGAATCTGAGCAATATACTCAAGCTTTGCCTCATCTACTGCAAGGTTTGAGTCCAGTATTTTTCTCGGGTAGCTGCATCTTTTTTCAAACTGTTTAAAAAAATATAAACAAAGAGTTGGGTTATAAATTTGTTCATCTGCTGTATGGGAAAAGGTATAACCATTATAATAAGTCTTCATTAAACTTGCAGCTTCCCGGGCTTTTTCTTTTTCAAAACCGCATTTATCAACAATATTTTTGAGTACATCCTCAATTTCATTATGCTTAAACCCGCACAGATCATTAAACTCAGGTTCAAAATAAATATTTTCAGCAATATTATACCCGCTTGTAATATCGCTCATAACAACAGGTGAAACCCCTGTAATAAACACACGGTCAAACATGGAGCTTGAAGTTGAGGATTTTACTGCTTTAAAAAAAGTTCTAAGAGGACCCTCTTCATGCACAAGAGCTTTGTACCTGCCTTCAGAGCTTTGAACCCCCATCATTACTGTATTTGCAAAATTATCATACTCATCTATTAGAAGATATACAGGATATGGGGTCATGCGGGAAGCGCTGACAAGAGATTTTAAAGAGTATAGAGCATCATCAAAATTGACTTTTATTTGAGGTAATTCATACCCTTTATATTTATAAAAAGCATAAAATTCTTCAATACAACCGTTAATATGATTAAAAAGAGCCCTTTTCACATCTTCAGCGCTTCCTGTGGGATCAACACACGAAAAATCAAATCTCAAAATAAAATATGAATTACGGAATTCTGTGGGATTTTTCCCGATTTTTAAATCACCAAAAATCGCTTCAAATTCATCCTTTTTTGCCACATCATAATAGTTTTCCAGCATGGAGAGCACAAGGCTTTTACCAAAACGCCTGGGACGAATAAAGAGTTGAAAATCCGAATTTTCAAGCAGAGGTATTTTATCTGTTCTATCACAGTAAAAATAATTTTTAGTATTAATCTTTTTAAAATCAGATATACCGTATGGATATTTCATTGCCTGCTCCTTTTAACGGCCTGATTGCCGGCGTTTTTTGTTAAAAAACTTTTTAGAAAGCCATAATATTTGGAAGATTTTTCATATTATTGCCTTTTTTTAAAGTCTATAAAAGCATATCCTCTCAAATCCCAATGCCACTACTACAAATTTTTGCAGCCGCAGGTTACCATGCCTTTGTTCAAGTTTTTCACCATACTCTTTTACCTGTTTTTTACCATCTTCCATTTGCATTACAATTTCAGGTACCTGATACAGCTCATCTTTAGACAGCTTTTTCGCCTGTTCAGCGCTTAATCCTGCATTTTTAAGCTTTACAAACTTAAACTCAATCAAAACATCAAATACGTTGCCGTATCTTTTATCCGGCCTGATGATCATGGTTAGATCAGCATAGCGTCGGTCAATCTCTTTTTCAGAATCCATGATATAGATAATATCGTTGTAAAGCAGTGTCAGGAATGCTGTCTTTAGTGTCAGTTCATTTGTCCACCTGTAATCCCTGTTATGAAAAACCTTGAAATATCTCTCTTCCATAAACCTGCACAAAGGAGCCATATCCCCTTTTTGATATACTTTTTTTGCAGCATCTTTACCATCATCCCTGTCATCAGGCTCCGGCAAAAGCATTTTTTGAACCCGCTCCACATATAGACTTTGCATAACGAGATTGGGAACTTTTAAAATAACTTCCATATCTTCAGTATCACCTGCAATGGTGAGTACTCCGAAATAATAAAGAAAAGAGACTAAAAATGTATTGTCGCGGGATTTATCCGTCAGCATATCTTTAAGTCCAAAACGATCTTCAATATCTGATATTACAACATCTTGATCTTTTTGCACCAGGTTCATTAAAAGATCTCTTCCACGGGGAATCTGAGCAATATACTCAAGCTTTGCCTCATCTACTGCAAGGTTTGAATCCAGCATTTTTCTCGGATAGCTGCATCTTTTTTCAAACTGTTTAAAAAAATATAAACAAAGAGTTGGGTTATAAATTTGTTCATCTGCTGTATGGGAAAAGGTATAACCATTATAATAAGTCTTCATTAAACTTGCAGCTTCCCGGGCTTTTTCTTTTTCAAAACCGCATTTATCAACAATCTTTTTGAGTACATATTCAATTTCATTATGCTTAAACCCGCACAGATCATTAAACTCAGGTTCAAAATAGATATTCTCAGCAATATTATACCCGCTTGTAATATCGCTCATAACAACAGGTGAAACCCCTGTAATAAACACACGGTCAAACATAGAGCTTGAGGTTGAGGCTTTTACTGCTTTAAAAAAAGTTCTAAGAGGACCCTCTTCATGCACAAGCGCTTTATATCTGCCTTCAGAGCTTTGAACCCCCATCATAACTGTATTTGCAAAATTATCATACTCATCTATAAGCAGATAAATCGGGTATGGAGTCATGCGGATTGAAGCAATAAGAGAATCGATCGAATAAAGGGCGTCTTCCCGATTAATTTCAATATTTGGAATTTCAAACCCTTTGTAATTATAAAATTTATAAAATCCATCAATTCGTACATTAATATGATTAAAAAGAGCCCTTTTCACATCTTCAGCGCTTCCTGTGGGATCAACACACGAAAAATCAAATCTCAAAATAAAATATGAATTACGCAATTCTGTGGGGTTTTTCCCGATTTTTAAATCACCAAAGATCGCTTCAAATTCATCCTTTTTTGCCACATCATAATAGTTTTCCAGCATTGAAAGCACAAGGCTTTTGCCAAAACGTCTGGGACGGATAAAGAGTTGGGATTTTGTATTTTCAAGCAGAGGTATTTTATCTGTTTTATCGCAATAAAAATATTTTTCCAAAATAATACTACTAAAATCAGAAATACCGTATGGATATTTCATTGTCTGCTCCTTTTAACGGCCTGATTGCCGGCGTTTTTTGTTAAAAAACTTTTTAGAAAGCCATAATATTTGGAAGATTTTTCATATTATTGCCTTTTTTTAAAGTCTATAAAAACATATCCTCTCAAATCCCAATGCCACCACTACAAATTTTTTGAGCCGCAGGTTACCATGCCTTTGTTCAAGTTTTTCACCATACTCTTTTACCTGTTTTTTACCATCTTCCATTTGCATTACAATTTCAGGTACCTGATACAGCTCATCTTTAGACAGCTTTTTCGCCTGTTCAGCGCTTAATCCTGCATTTTTAAGCTTTACAAACTTAAACTCAATCAAAACATCAAATACGTTGCCGTATCTTTTATCCGGCCTGATGATCATGGTCAGATCTGCATATCTGCGGTCAATCTCTTTTTCAGAATCCATGATATAGATAATATCGTTGTAAAGCAGTGTCAGGAATGCTGTTTTTAGTGTCAGCTCATTTGCCCATCTGTAATCCCTGTTATGAAAAACCTTGAAATATCTCTCCTCCATGAATCTACACAAAGGAGCCATATCCCCTTTTTGATAGATCTTTTCTGCGGCAAGTTTTCCATCATCCCTGTCATCAGGCTCCGGCAAAAGCATTTTTTGAACCCGCTCCACATATAGACTTTGCATAACGAGATTGGGAACTTTTAAGATTACCTTTAGATCTTCTGTATCACCTGCAATGGTGAGTACTCCGAAATAATAAAGAAAAGAGACTAAAAATGTATTGTCGCGGGATTTATCCGTCAGCATATCTTTAAGTCCAAAACGATCTTCAATATCTGATATTACAACATCTTGATCTTTTTGCACCAGGTTCATTAAAAGATCTCTTCCACGGGGAATCTGAGCAATATACTCAAGCTTTGCCTCATCTACTGCAAGGTTTGAGTCCAGCATTTTTCTCGGATAGCTGCACATTTTTTCAAACTGTTCAAAAAAATACAAAGAAAGCGTTGGATTATAAATTTGTTCATCTGTTGTATGAGAAAAAGTATAACCATTATAGTAAGTCTGCATTAAACTTGCAGCTTCCCAGGCTTTTTCTTTTTCAAAACCGCATTTATCAACAATATCTTTGAGTACATTCTCAATTTCATTCTGCTTAAACCCGCACAGGTCATTAAACTCCGGCTCAAAGTAAATATTCTTTGCAATATTATACCCGCTTGTAATATCGCTCATAACAACAGGTGAAACCCCTGTTATAAAAACACGGTCAAACATGGAACTTGAAGTTGATGCTTTTACTGCTTTAAAAAAAGTTCTAAGAGGACCCTCTTCATGCACAAGCGCTTTGTACCTGCCTTCAGAGCTCTGAACTCCCATCATTACTGTATTGGCAAAATTATCATACTCATCTATTAGAAGATATACAGGATATGGGGTCATGCGGGAAGCGCTGACAAGAGATTTTAAAGAGTATAGAGCATCGTCAAAATTGACTTTTATTTGAGGTAATTCATACCCTTTATATTTATAAAAAGCATAAAATTCTTCAATACAACCGTTAATATGATTAAAAAGAGCCCTTTTCACATCTTCAGCGCTTCCTGTGGGATCAACACACGAAAAATCAAATCTCAAAATAAAATATGAATTACGCAATTCTGTGGGATTTTTCCCGATTTTTAAATCACCAAAAATCGCTTCAAATTCATCCTTTTTTGCCACATCATAATAGTTTTCCAGCATTGAAAGCACAAGGCTTTTGCCAAAACGTCTGGGACGGATAAAGAGTTGGGATTTTGTATTTTCAAGCAGAGGTATTTTATCTGTTTTATCGCAATAAAAATATTTTTCCAAAATAATACTACTAAAATCAGAAATACCGTATGGATATTTCATTGTCTGCTCCTTTTAACGGCCTGATTGCCGGCGTTTTTTGTTAAAAAACTTTTTAGAAAGCCATAATATTTGGAAGATTTTTCATATTATTGCCTTTTTTTAAAGTCTATAAAAACATATCCTCTCAAATCCCAATGCCACCACTACAAATTTTTTGAGCCGCAGGTTACCATGCCTTTGTTCAAGTTTTTCACCATACTCTTTTACCTGTTTTTTACCATCTTCCATTTGCATTACAATTTCAGGTACCTGATACAGCTCATCTTTAGACAGCTTTTTCGCCTGTTCAGCGCTTAATCCTGCATTTTTAAGCTTTACAAACTTAAACTCAATCAAAACATCAAATACGTTGCCGTATCTTTTATCCGGCCTGATGATCATGGTCAGATCTGCATATCTGCGGTCAATCTCTTTTTCAGAATCCATGATATAGATAATATCGTTGTAAAGCAGTGTCAGGAATGCTGTTTTTAGTGTCAGCTCATTTGCCCATCTGTAATCCCTGTTATGAAAAACCTTGAAATATCTCTCCTCCATGAATCTACACAAAGGAGCCATATCCCCTTTTTGATAGATCTTTTCTGCGGCAAGTTTTCCATCATCCCTGTCATCAGGCTCCGGCAAAAGCATTTTTTGAACCCGCTCCACATATAGACTTTGCATAACGAGATTGGGAACTTTTAAGATTACCTTTAGATCTTCTGTATCACCTGCAATGGTGAGTACTCCGAAATAATAAAGAAAAGAGACTAAAAATGTATTGTCGCGGGATTTATCCGTCAGCATATCTTTAAGTCCAAAACGATCTTCAATATCTGATATTACAACATCTTGATCTTTTTGCACCAAGTTCATTAAAAGATCTTTTCCACGGGGAATCTGAGCAATATACTCAAGCTTTGCCTCATCTACTGCAAGGTTTGAATCCAGCATTTTTCTCGGATAGCTGCACATTTTTTCAAACTGTTCAAAAAAATACAAAGAAAGCGTTGGATTATAAATTTGTTCATCTGTTGTATGAGAAAAAGTATAACCATTATAATATGTCTGCATTAAACTTGCAGCTTCCCGGGCTTTTTCTTTTTCAAAACCGCATTTATCAACAATATCTTTGAGTACATTCTCAATTTCATTCTGCTTAAACCCGCACAGATCATTAAACTCCGGCTCAAAGTAAATATTCTTTGCAATATTATACCCGCTTGTAATATCGCTCATAACAACAGGCGAAACCCCTGTAATAAACACACGGTCAAACATAGAACCTGAAGTTGATGCTTTTACTGCTTTAAAAAAAGTTCTAAGAGGACCCTCTTCATGCACAAGCGCTTTATATCTGCCTTCAGAGCTTTGAACCCCCATCATAACTGTATTTGCAAAATTATCATACTCATCTATAAGCAGATAAATCGGGTATGGAGTCATGCGGATTGAAGCAATAAGAGAATCGATCGAATAAAGGGCGTCTTCCCGATTAATTTCAATATTTGGAATTTCAAACCCTTTATAATTATAAAATTTATAAAATCCATCAATTCGTACATTAATATGATTAAAAAGAGCCCTTTTCACATCTTCAGCGCTTCCTGTGGGATCAACACACGAAAAATCAAATCTCAAAATAAAATATGAATTACGCAATTCTGTGGGGTTTTTCCCGATTTTTAAATCACCAAAGATCGCTTCAAATTCATCCTTTTTTGCCACATCATAATAGTTTTCCAGCATTGAAAGCACAAGGCTTTTGCCAAAACGTCTTGGCCGGATAAAAAGTTGAGATTTTATATTTTCAAGCAAAGGTATTTTATTTGTTTTATCGCAATAAAAATATTTTTCCAAAATAATACTACTAAAATCAGAAATACCGTATGGATATTTCATTGTCTGCTCCTTTTAACGGCTATCGCAACAATAATATTAAATTACGAATTTATTTTTGTGCAAACCCTAACGGTCTGATGCTCTTTCCTCTCCAGGAATACGAGTATGAATTAATTTTGTCAATCTTACCTGAAACAATCAAGTTGTTACATCTTCTGCACTTCACGAAGCCTTTCAATCGCATATGCATTGCCCTGATCAATTTCCAGCACCTTGTTGTAAAACACCATTGCATCATCAACCTTTTTAAGTGACTCACATATCTGCCCCAGAATAAGCAAAGTTTCAATATCGGTTGGATTGGCTTCTAAAAGCTTTTTTATATGAAACACACTCCCCTAAAAAAAGCGTAGGGGTACCATTGATTTTAAGGTAATCTTAAAATTATTAATATTATTAGTAGGTTATCAATGTTGTATAAATAAAATCAGTTCCTTGGTTAATAATAAGATTGCGGTAATCAGCTTTTCAATGAATTTATATGGGCATCCTTCATTCTCAGTTTACATTTATTTTGTATAAAAAATTAAATTTTACCGCCGAGAACGCAAAAAACGCAGAGAAAACTACTTGATTTTTAATGTAATATCTCAGCGTTCTCAGCGAACTCTGCGGTAAAATACTGATTCTGACATTAAAAAAAAGTGTTAACTACTTTTGGGCATTAATGAAAGATGCCTTTATATGGTGATAAAAAAAATTGAATAGTTATGACCTTTATCACTAAAATGCAACTGTTTCATTCTTTGTTGTGCCCGACAGGGCATGCTGGTTATATAGCTTCCCGCAGTCCAATAAAATTTCGATTTGAATCCTGACCGATTCTGTGGCTTGTTCATAAGCGACTGCAATCTGTTCTGCAGGCTCAAGATCGGTGATCCGGCGATGCTCAGACGATTCCAGCACGAGATGCCCGGTGTAATAATCCGCACCCCAGTTGATGTCATCATAATAACCGTGATGAAATGTTCCGCACAGCCAGTCTTCGGAAATATTTTTAAACCAGAGGGCGTCTATCGCAAACCCGCGCCTGCTGTTCAGCCGTATCTTTATTGTATCTGTTTCAACGGTCAGATATGATTTGTCCTGTTCAACATGCACGTTGGGCGGCATTTCAGACATCGAATCATTTTTCTGAGTTCCGGTTTGAATTAACCGCATTCGGCTGGGCTTTTCTTGATTAGATAAAGAGGATTCACATGATTCATGCTCTTTATTTATCCTGATCATCTTGTTAATCCTGTCGGAATAAACCTTCCACCGTTTTTCAGTGATATGCGTCCTGAAATCGCTGCTCCATAGATAGCACAATTCCCGCCAGTCATCATCGTTTGGCACTGGATTTTCCTTAAGAGATTCAAAGATGCGCCAACAGGCTGTATTAATACCCAAGTCATCGCGGCCGGTAACCGCCCAGCGGGTGATATTATATTTTTCCTGCTTCTTTACCGGAATGGGTTATTCCGGCGATTCCAGGTGCAACCTGTACCCGGCTTCAGGGAATTTCAGAAGATCGAGCGCCTGGCTCGGTCGTATGAAGCTAAAACGGCCATCACTCAATAATGCCTCAAAAAGCCGGTCAATACGATTCCATTCTCCATCTTCATGCAGTGATGCTTCTGTATAATAACGGCCGGGCCGAAAATCAAAAATTTCCACATCGTTGCCATAAAAAAAAGCCCGTGATTCATCAGACAGATGCCCGCAAAGATATTCCAGATACTCAGCGAGCTCCATTTCCCCGTGCGCATAACGCTGAAACTTCTGAAAGGCAATGGCTTTGTTCCAGATAAGAGATATTTCCTCTCCATGCTGCCCACATGCGATCTGGGGAAGGTAGCGCCATTCCAGGTTCCACTCCGGGTGTAATCGGTAAGGATTATCCCGCTCCATGATAATAGCCCGATAACCAGCATCAATATAATGCTGCACCAGACCGGCGGAATAGGCCTGTTCATTTACAAGAGCAATATCAGGTCTAAAACCCAACAACTGCTCGTAAAACGGCAGATCATATTTCTGTGCCAGACGCAACAAAGGCCGGTAGCAACGACGGATGACTTCCGGCCGCTGCTCTTCCTCAATGGAGGAATAAGCAATATTTAAATGAAAGATGGTATAGAGTTGAAGCATTAAGATAATAACCGTTCATGGGTTCAGAGGTTCATGGTTCAAGGCTCCAGACGAAACCAATAACTAATGACACGCAGCAATTGACCAATGACTATTCTCTAACCTGGACAAGCCAGAACCAAAAAGGTTTTCTGATTCTCTTGCCAAAATAACACGAAAATCAGAGATAAAAATCTAATGACTGCGCAGCTCCAACCTCCATGCTCCGCCTAACTATAAGTTTTTAAAAAATTCTTTGCCTTTATCACGCGCTTTTTATTTTCGAATACACATTACATTAACAGCAGATTTATCCGGCTCAACATCAAATAAATTACAAAATGCTTTATATGTCCTGGGAAACCAGGAACCTCTGATTGAATGTTTGAATGTTTGAATGTTTGCTTTATTAAGGTACTCCCCATTGTCAAGACAAAAAACAAGGTTTTTTAAGGTGCGCTTTTGAGCTATAAATAATCCTGAAAATTAAAAAAATAATAGTAAATAAAAAAAATATGTTTCTGTTTATCATAAAAATGTTCATAAACAACTTAACTAATTGATTTAATAAATAATAATACCATTCTAAAATGTTCATAACTTATTGATAAAATGTTTATAACTTTTTTGTATCTCATTAACATACTGTTAAAATTCAATATTAATATGTTTATAACTTATGCCGCACGTTGAATAGGGCATTCACCAAAATATATTATTTTTACAACCTCACATTGATCACCATTGCTGATAAATCTTGCCTGTTACTTCCTTTAATTTGTCCGATCTTAACTATCAATTTCGTAATCATCCGGCAAATTCAAAAAATCTTTTTTCGCCAATTGACTCTCAATTAAATAACCAATTTGACCATTCCTCTTGAGCTGTGAAATCATCCACTGTGGTAATCTAATTGTCACAAGCTCTCGTTTCAAATGGTCTGGTTTCTTTTTTCGACCAGCCCCTGCACGTTTTCCTCCTCTCATTTTTTTACCTCCAAAACATATAGTATGTTGAATTAAGTGCAACGCTATTCAAAAAATCATCCTAAAAATACGCTATATATTTGATTAGCGTTATGCAATATTCAAATAAACTCTACTACCAACTGATTATGTGTTGGATAGTACGCTTTTATCTTGTTTGCAGCAGGAAACATTTTTTATAATATCAATACGACTTAATGGTATAAGGATAACGACTTTATTGATCTGGCTTAATTTGGTCAAAAGTTCATCAAATGCTTCATCATATTGATCCCGCGTAAGCGAAATTCCGTATTTTTCGGCTATGTTTTTTAATTGATAGAGTATAAAGCCCTTCAGGTCATCCCTGCTTTCTGCTTTTTTTTTACTGAAATCTATCCTCACTACCGGATGTTTTTCCCACTTATAGTCTGACTTGTATATCCACAGCCCCTTAAACAGTTCTTTTTCACCTTCAAATATTTCATTTAAAGTGGAAATCAAAAGGCTTTTGCCGAATCTTCTTGGCCTGGCAAGGAAATATAC of Desulfosarcina sp. BuS5 contains these proteins:
- a CDS encoding AAA family ATPase, whose protein sequence is MKYPYGISDFKKINTKNYFYCDRTDKIPLLENSDFQLFIRPRRFGKSLVLSMLENYYDVAKKDEFEAIFGDLKIGKNPTEFRNSYFILRFDFSCVDPTGSAEDVKRALFNHINGCIEEFYAFYKYKGYELPQIKVNFDDALYSLKSLVSASRMTPYPVYLLIDEYDNFANTVMMGVQSSEGRYKALVHEEGPLRTFFKAVKSSTSSSMFDRVFITGVSPVVMSDITSGYNIAENIYFEPEFNDLCGFKHNEIEDVLKNIVDKCGFEKEKAREAASLMKTYYNGYTFSHTADEQIYNPTLCLYFFKQFEKRCSYPRKILDSNLAVDEAKLEYIAQIPRGRDLLMNLVQKDQDVVISDIEDRFGLKDMLTDKSRDNTFLVSFLYYFGVLTIAGDTEDLKVILKVPNLVMQSLYVERVQKMLLPEPDDRDDGKLAAEKIYQKGDMAPLCRFMEERYFKVFHNRDYRWANELTLKTAFLTLLYNDIIYIMDSEKEIDRRYADLTMIIRPDKRYGNVFDVLIEFKFVKLKNAGLSAEQAKKLSKDELYQVPEIVMQMEDGKKQVKEYGEKLEQRHGNLRLKKFVVVALGFERICFYRL
- a CDS encoding AAA family ATPase: MKYPYGISDFSSIILEKYFYCDKTDKIPLLENTKSQLFIRPRRFGKSLVLSMLENYYDVAKKDEFEAIFGDLKIGKNPTELRNSYFILRFDFSCVDPTGSAEDVKRALFNHINVRIDGFYKFYNYKGFEIPNIEINREDALYSIDSLIASIRMTPYPIYLLIDEYDNFANTVMMGVQSSEGRYKALVHEEGPLRTFFKAVKASTSSSMFDRVFITGVSPVVMSDITSGYNIAENIYFEPEFNDLCGFKHNEIEYVLKKIVDKCGFEKEKAREAASLMKTYYNGYTFSHTADEQIYNPTLCLYFFKQFEKRCSYPRKMLDSNLAVDEAKLEYIAQIPRGRDLLMNLVQKDQDVVISDIEDRFGLKDMLTDKSRDNTFLVSFLYYFGVLTIAGDTEDMEVILKVPNLVMQSLYVERVQKMLLPEPDDRDDGKDAAKKVYQKGDMAPLCRFMEERYFKVFHNRDYRWTNELTLKTAFLTLLYNDIIYIMDSEKEIDRRYADLTMIIRPDKRYGNVFDVLIEFKFVKLKNAGLSAEQAKKLSKDELYQVPEIVMQMEDGKKQVKEYGEKLEQRHGNLRLQKFVVVALGFERICFYRL
- a CDS encoding AAA family ATPase, giving the protein MKYPYGISDFSSIILEKYFYCDKTDKIPLLENTKSQLFIRPRRFGKSLVLSMLENYYDVAKKDEFEAIFGDLKIGKNPTELRNSYFILRFDFSCVDPTGSAEDVKRALFNHINGCIEEFYAFYKYKGYELPQIKVNFDDALYSLKSLVSASRMTPYPVYLLIDEYDNFANTVMMGVQSSEGRYKALVHEEGPLRTFFKAVKASTSSSMFDRVFITGVSPVVMSDITSGYNIAKNIYFEPEFNDLCGFKQNEIENVLKDIVDKCGFEKEKAWEAASLMQTYYNGYTFSHTTDEQIYNPTLSLYFFEQFEKMCSYPRKMLDSNLAVDEAKLEYIAQIPRGRDLLMNLVQKDQDVVISDIEDRFGLKDMLTDKSRDNTFLVSFLYYFGVLTIAGDTEDLKVILKVPNLVMQSLYVERVQKMLLPEPDDRDDGKLAAEKIYQKGDMAPLCRFMEERYFKVFHNRDYRWANELTLKTAFLTLLYNDIIYIMDSEKEIDRRYADLTMIIRPDKRYGNVFDVLIEFKFVKLKNAGLSAEQAKKLSKDELYQVPEIVMQMEDGKKQVKEYGEKLEQRHGNLRLKKFVVVALGFERICFYRL
- a CDS encoding AAA family ATPase, translating into MKYPYGISDFSSIILEKYFYCDKTNKIPLLENIKSQLFIRPRRFGKSLVLSMLENYYDVAKKDEFEAIFGDLKIGKNPTELRNSYFILRFDFSCVDPTGSAEDVKRALFNHINVRIDGFYKFYNYKGFEIPNIEINREDALYSIDSLIASIRMTPYPIYLLIDEYDNFANTVMMGVQSSEGRYKALVHEEGPLRTFFKAVKASTSGSMFDRVFITGVSPVVMSDITSGYNIAKNIYFEPEFNDLCGFKQNEIENVLKDIVDKCGFEKEKAREAASLMQTYYNGYTFSHTTDEQIYNPTLSLYFFEQFEKMCSYPRKMLDSNLAVDEAKLEYIAQIPRGKDLLMNLVQKDQDVVISDIEDRFGLKDMLTDKSRDNTFLVSFLYYFGVLTIAGDTEDLKVILKVPNLVMQSLYVERVQKMLLPEPDDRDDGKLAAEKIYQKGDMAPLCRFMEERYFKVFHNRDYRWANELTLKTAFLTLLYNDIIYIMDSEKEIDRRYADLTMIIRPDKRYGNVFDVLIEFKFVKLKNAGLSAEQAKKLSKDELYQVPEIVMQMEDGKKQVKEYGEKLEQRHGNLRLKKFVVVALGFERICFYRL
- a CDS encoding tetratricopeptide repeat protein, with protein sequence MFHIKKLLEANPTDIETLLILGQICESLKKVDDAMVFYNKVLEIDQGNAYAIERLREVQKM
- a CDS encoding AAA family ATPase, producing the protein MKNLPIGIQTFRKLIDGNYLYVDKTEHVYKLLHQGSVYFLARPRRFGKSLLISTLNEIFEGEKELFKGLWIYKSDYKWEKHPVVRIDFSKKKAESRDDLKGFILYQLKNIAEKYGISLTRDQYDEAFDELLTKLSQINKVVILIPLSRIDIIKNVSCCKQDKSVLSNT